In Terriglobus aquaticus, the genomic window AGGCCTCGACAGCGGGGCTGGGAAGCGGTGAGGGGATGTACAGCGCCTGGTCCATGCGCCGGCGCCACTCGTCGACGGTAGCTGTGCTGGCGGGCGCCGGGTCGATCTGTCTAGGCGGCAAGCCGGTAGGCGGCACCGTCGGCATTTCGGCCGGCTTGCCCCAGTTGCTGTCCAGGAACCGGAGGTACTGCTCCCAGTCGTAACGGCGCACGTCGTGCGGTCCGGAGCGGTCGTGATACGCCAAATGGGTCTCAAGGCCGACGGGCTGGTCGACGGCTGGTGCTGGACCGTCGGGGCTGACCGTGGTTGCGTCAAAGAGACGATAAACGCGAGCCGCACTTTGCGTTGACAGGAATTCGCCGTGAGGGTCCGACCACTCGTCGCCTGCGGCGGAGGCAACATACAGCGGGCGCGGGGCGATGAGCGATAGCAGAAGATTGCCGTCCACCGGGATCTCGGCATCATGGCCCTTCCAGCGCGCGTACTCCGGAGCGAACCAGTACGGGAAGGAATCTGCAAGGTGGGCTACGGTCTCGCCCAGGCCGCGGCGCTGAATCGTCTGCCCGCCGTGACCACTTTCCGTGGAGAGCAGCGCGGAGAAGCGCGTGTCCTGCGCGGCGGCCCAATCCGCGGCCTTGCCCAGCCGACTGTGACCGGTGACGGCGACGTGGCTGCCGTCGATCAGCGGGTCAAGCTGCAGGTAGTCGAGGCATCGGCTCAGGCCCCATGCCCATGCTGCGAGAGCACCCCAGGCGTGCGGCTGTTCGAGGTCGGCAGCCGTGCTGTAGAGTCGGCGGACGCTGTACTCGGCCATGCCGGGCAAGTCCGGTTCGAGATCGCCGTAGTAGAACGTGGCTATTGCGTAGCCGCGGCTGAGCAGAAGAGGGATCTGCCACCGCTCGGCATCCTTACCGCGCGCGGACGAAGGAGGTGGGGCAGGCGCGGGAGAGGCACCCTGCGCGGGACGGCTCCAAACCGCGGTGGGCTGGATGCCGGGGTCATCGACCACGCTGCTGTTGCCGCCGAAGTTGGGTCCCAGCACCAGCGGGCTGGGGTGATGCGCGTTCGCCGGAACGTAGAGGAGCAGCCGAAGCGAGTGCGCTGCCGTTGGTGGCGCGGCGACGCCAGGCGCTGGATCGAAGGTAAGCTCGATCTGCTCGCGGATTGCGGTGCCGCCCAGCGCATGCTCATTATGCTTCAGCACCCGGGCGTGCATGACGGCGTTCTTGGCAGCCGTGGGAGTGACGCCGAACTCATCCTGCTCAAAGAGGTGCAGCAGTTCCGGGCGCCGTTCGGTGTTCCACTGCGCAGCACTGGTCACACGTTGACCGCTGGCCAGCGACAGCGGATCGAGCAGCGTGTAGGGCGCGATCTTCTCTTCGTCGTACAGGTAGCCGGGCTTGCGCTGCGCCACGGCGGAAGCGGCAACGCAGACCAGCATGGCGATGACCGGCGAGACGAGAATACGTTTCATGGGCACCTTGGGCACGACGGAAGAAGTTCTGTTGAAGAGGGAGCAGCGGGATGGACCCTCGCGGCTCCCTCCGATCGCGTGAGTTGCAGACGACCCTACGGCGCTGCCGTCAGGTCCGCATGGGCGTGCTCGATGCGTTGCTGATGCTGCCGGTCGCGATCCGCGTCGGCGGGGGCGGCTGGCGCACCCGAGACGGACTTGGTCGCAGGCTTGCTGTCGGCGATCATGCGATCCGTTGCCGCCAGAGCCTCCGCGTAGTGCTTCGCGAAGTCACGAAGCTCGGCCGCGGCCGTCTCCGGGTGGTAGCCGATGCGATCCCCGGTCTGCATTGCTGCGGTCACTGTGTCTGGCACGGCTGCGGTAGTCGGGTAATCCGCCGAGAGCTGGTCATATGCCATGCGCAGGCGCTCGACGCGCCCAGCAAAGCCGTCCAGTTGTTTGCGGCGGCCTAGCGAACCCGCGGCACGGCGCACCGTGATGGTGGCTCCGTTCTGCACGTCGATGGCCTCGGTCGGCACCGTGGTGGTGAGGGTGTTGCCGTCGAATCGCCAGCCCGGGCCATTGCTCTTCAAGGTGAACGTGAGAGGCGTTCCGTTGACCGTGACCGACTCGGGCGGAAAGTCGCCGGGCAGACGCAGCTCCAGGCGACGCTGCCGGGGCATGCCGTCGTAGCTGCCGCGAACGGGAGCGACCTTGACGGTCAACTCTTCGCCGTGTTGCTGCACCTTCACATCGGTCCACGCGGTGCCTACGTTCTTCTGGTAGTCCTCTGCATGGCCCGAGTCCTCATACACGCTGTAGCTCACAGTCTGTCCGTCGGCGAGCGGGAAGACCGTAAGGATCAGTGGATCCACCGGCTTCTGCCCGGTGTAGAGCATGGGCGGCTGCATCGGCAGGATGGTTCCTGGCTTGACGAAGACCGGCAACTGCTCGATGGCGTAGCTGCGGTCCACCGCTACCGGTCC contains:
- a CDS encoding glucuronyl esterase domain-containing protein, with protein sequence MKRILVSPVIAMLVCVAASAVAQRKPGYLYDEEKIAPYTLLDPLSLASGQRVTSAAQWNTERRPELLHLFEQDEFGVTPTAAKNAVMHARVLKHNEHALGGTAIREQIELTFDPAPGVAAPPTAAHSLRLLLYVPANAHHPSPLVLGPNFGGNSSVVDDPGIQPTAVWSRPAQGASPAPAPPPSSARGKDAERWQIPLLLSRGYAIATFYYGDLEPDLPGMAEYSVRRLYSTAADLEQPHAWGALAAWAWGLSRCLDYLQLDPLIDGSHVAVTGHSRLGKAADWAAAQDTRFSALLSTESGHGGQTIQRRGLGETVAHLADSFPYWFAPEYARWKGHDAEIPVDGNLLLSLIAPRPLYVASAAGDEWSDPHGEFLSTQSAARVYRLFDATTVSPDGPAPAVDQPVGLETHLAYHDRSGPHDVRRYDWEQYLRFLDSNWGKPAEMPTVPPTGLPPRQIDPAPASTATVDEWRRRMDQALYIPSPLPSPAVEAYSTAEIADGVTIERISYQTAYGLRVPAVVYRPARRPPGRMPGIVVVNGHGGDKTSWYAFYTGVLYARAGAVVLTYDPIGEGERNDDHRDFTREHDELIPSPGSMPVRLGGLMVTDVMQAVSTLTVRPDVDPSRIGVMGFSMGSFIASLAGSADPRVHALLLVGGGDLDGPDGYWDSGHAVMCQAAPYKALLPVLGDRGAALFTLSARRGDTFIVNGTADAVVAIPTHGADFFNDLRQRVVRLNGSERGVFTTFFDPGAGHRPSWITPSAAGWLNQELHFPVWQGKDVRFLPTIRISEWAQEVRFDLGEAASHDNSDGGIQAIAAQVPRLTADQLDVLPREKWQARKADFVYSSWLQRASAAAAAASRP